One stretch of Gordonia bronchialis DSM 43247 DNA includes these proteins:
- a CDS encoding DNA cytosine methyltransferase, with the protein MAPLLPSTAAYRPASRRRYRFDDPTALDLFSGFGGLTLGIEKAGFTTILAANHNQYKVEVHEANHPHVQHWIADLINPEVPAYHSVRDLPAADLLVAGVTCTNHSQANTKKAYAQGMSLFDLDDPEFEERVTRSERDRATANCVLHYADQHHPLMILVECTTELQSWGPAIPGKRKIGDGSTYRWWLAEFAKLGYAHRVLYLNSMFFGVPQSRDRLYIVFWDRKLPAPDLDHRPLAHCAHCDDIVESKWAWKTGIPASGAVRYGKQYNYRCSRCLREVRPEATPSLAALDLSNLGTRIGDRKKPLAASTMARAERCRQRFAQFPAVLMPAKAARGAERHLGQPMATQTSQQETAILMSGAVTYGHRHNGDGQHLSAPMDTLTATDEKAVLTTGALLVAAGNTFERPGSDCRIRDLSQPLWTQPATNTTGMLTPPIALAVDNHQGSPRGADDALPTQTGTETLALLSSGVVPFRKNTLPASHGEAMPTVTAEQIPGLLTAAGTMQFRQGDDRRVSGVEQPLNTVVANGAAHSLLFSGWFKNNGSTGTETSPHPVLDPFGALTSRDTTALLTAEWREALAELALEDCYFRMMAPHEVGRGCGFDPDFAGQRGTFVVWGSSRDQVDGYGNAVSPPVGEWIGLRLRAVFHSEPLAA; encoded by the coding sequence ATGGCTCCTCTACTGCCAAGCACAGCGGCCTACCGGCCCGCCTCCCGTCGTCGCTACCGCTTCGACGACCCAACCGCCCTCGACTTGTTCTCAGGCTTCGGCGGACTGACGCTGGGAATCGAAAAGGCAGGATTCACAACGATTTTGGCTGCCAATCACAATCAGTACAAGGTTGAAGTCCACGAAGCCAACCATCCGCACGTGCAGCACTGGATCGCTGACCTGATCAACCCGGAGGTGCCCGCCTACCATTCCGTGCGCGACTTGCCCGCCGCCGATCTCCTCGTTGCCGGGGTCACCTGCACCAATCACAGTCAGGCGAACACGAAAAAGGCCTACGCCCAGGGGATGTCACTGTTCGACCTCGATGATCCCGAGTTCGAGGAACGAGTCACCCGCTCTGAACGTGACCGCGCGACAGCCAACTGCGTCCTGCACTACGCCGACCAGCACCACCCACTGATGATCCTGGTCGAATGCACCACCGAACTTCAGTCGTGGGGCCCTGCTATCCCCGGCAAACGCAAGATCGGTGACGGCAGCACGTACCGATGGTGGCTGGCAGAGTTCGCAAAACTCGGCTACGCCCACCGCGTGCTCTATCTCAACAGCATGTTCTTCGGCGTGCCCCAGTCCCGCGACCGGCTGTATATCGTCTTCTGGGACCGCAAGCTCCCCGCCCCGGACCTCGACCACCGCCCCCTGGCCCACTGCGCGCACTGCGACGACATCGTGGAGTCAAAGTGGGCGTGGAAGACCGGCATCCCAGCGTCAGGCGCGGTCCGATACGGCAAGCAGTACAACTACCGGTGCTCACGGTGCCTGCGCGAGGTCCGTCCCGAGGCCACGCCATCGCTGGCCGCGCTTGACCTCAGCAACCTTGGCACCCGCATCGGCGACCGCAAGAAGCCCCTCGCCGCATCGACCATGGCCCGCGCCGAACGCTGCCGCCAACGCTTCGCCCAGTTCCCGGCCGTCCTCATGCCCGCCAAAGCCGCTCGAGGCGCAGAACGCCACCTTGGCCAGCCCATGGCCACCCAAACCTCCCAGCAAGAGACCGCGATCCTGATGTCCGGTGCGGTCACCTACGGACACCGCCACAACGGTGACGGCCAACACCTCAGCGCCCCGATGGACACCCTCACCGCCACCGACGAGAAAGCCGTCCTGACCACCGGCGCGCTCCTTGTCGCCGCCGGAAACACCTTCGAGCGACCCGGATCTGACTGCCGCATCCGCGATCTGAGCCAACCGCTGTGGACACAGCCCGCCACCAACACCACCGGCATGCTCACCCCGCCGATCGCCCTGGCCGTCGACAACCACCAGGGCTCGCCGCGCGGCGCCGACGACGCACTACCCACCCAAACAGGCACCGAAACCCTCGCCCTGCTGTCCTCCGGAGTCGTGCCCTTCCGTAAGAACACCCTCCCCGCCAGCCACGGCGAAGCCATGCCGACCGTCACCGCCGAGCAAATCCCCGGCCTGCTCACCGCCGCCGGCACCATGCAGTTCCGTCAAGGCGATGACCGCCGGGTATCCGGCGTCGAGCAACCGCTGAACACCGTGGTCGCCAACGGAGCCGCCCATAGCCTGCTGTTCTCGGGATGGTTCAAGAACAACGGCAGCACCGGCACCGAAACCAGCCCGCACCCCGTTCTTGACCCGTTCGGCGCGCTGACGTCCCGCGACACCACCGCCCTGCTCACCGCCGAATGGCGCGAGGCGCTGGCCGAGCTTGCGTTGGAGGACTGCTACTTCCGCATGATGGCCCCGCACGAGGTCGGCCGAGGATGCGGCTTCGACCCCGACTTCGCCGGACAGCGCGGCACCTTCGTCGTGTGGGGCAGCAGCCGAGACCAGGTCGACGGCTACGGCAACGCCGTCAGCCCGCCGGTCGGTGAATGGATCGGCCTACGCCTGCGCGCTGTCTTCCACAGCGAACCCCTCGCGGCATAA
- the nrdH gene encoding glutaredoxin-like protein NrdH, protein MDITVYTKPACVQCNATYKALEKQGLEYSVVDISEDDDARDMVMALGYLQAPVVVAGDESWSGFRPDNIKRLAAKQASAA, encoded by the coding sequence ATGGATATCACCGTCTACACAAAGCCAGCCTGCGTGCAGTGCAATGCCACATATAAAGCCCTTGAAAAGCAGGGATTGGAATACTCCGTGGTCGACATCAGCGAAGATGACGATGCCCGCGACATGGTGATGGCCCTGGGATACTTGCAAGCTCCCGTCGTCGTTGCCGGCGACGAATCATGGAGCGGCTTCCGGCCGGACAACATCAAGCGACTCGCCGCCAAGCAGGCCTCGGCCGCGTGA
- a CDS encoding thermonuclease family protein — MWIVLLLLLRPVRRLFVRASRALFVVVFTTVVVAFGVGLWMMRNDPAVTTASSAPRPPTAAADARVVRVVDGDTIVVTDGATRATVRLLGIDTPEVKDRRTAVQLCGPQASARTAALLPSGTRVLIESDATQDQSDRYGRALAYVWRGEILVNHTLLAEGLARSYVFDPARPGRYTDQFIAAEADARNHQRGIWGQECRR, encoded by the coding sequence ATGTGGATAGTGCTGCTGCTGCTTCTGCGGCCCGTCCGGAGGCTGTTCGTGCGTGCCTCGCGCGCACTGTTCGTCGTCGTGTTCACCACAGTGGTCGTCGCGTTCGGCGTGGGCCTGTGGATGATGCGCAACGATCCCGCCGTCACCACGGCCAGCAGCGCACCACGACCGCCGACTGCGGCCGCCGATGCACGCGTCGTGCGTGTCGTCGACGGCGACACCATCGTCGTCACCGACGGCGCGACCAGAGCCACCGTGCGCCTGCTCGGCATCGACACTCCCGAAGTCAAAGACCGTCGCACCGCGGTGCAGCTCTGTGGCCCCCAGGCGTCGGCGCGCACGGCCGCACTGCTGCCGTCCGGCACCCGGGTCCTCATCGAGTCAGACGCCACCCAGGATCAGTCCGACCGATACGGGCGTGCCCTGGCGTACGTGTGGCGCGGCGAGATCCTCGTCAACCACACACTCCTCGCGGAGGGCCTGGCCCGCAGCTACGTGTTTGATCCCGCCCGCCCCGGCCGATACACCGACCAGTTCATCGCTGCCGAAGCTGACGCCCGCAACCACCAGCGCGGCATCTGGGGCCAGGAATGCCGCCGGTGA